One stretch of Bombina bombina isolate aBomBom1 chromosome 7, aBomBom1.pri, whole genome shotgun sequence DNA includes these proteins:
- the LOC128667075 gene encoding protein PRRC2A translates to MSQSDSGVDLSSDSQLSSSSCSQRSSPDGGLKPEGDKRAGRAAGQQQHGQKLLVVPPPGPIGTERSQKPEGSRGSNAPSCLPSASHSTNPKIGSSSRPWDLSTQSTSSETPVDPRQFAPSPSLPEGTRQQPQDDRNQRLYSSQFLPGMKTLCK, encoded by the exons ATGAGCCAGTCAGACAGCGGGGTGGATTTGAGCAGCGATTCACAGCTCTCCTCCAGTAGTTGTAGCCAGCGCAGCTCCCCTGATGGGGGTCTGAAACCTGAGGGAGACAAGAGAGCAGGACGGGCGGCAGGGCAACAGCAACATGGGCAAAAACTG TTGGTGGTTCCACCTCCTGGCCCGATCGGAACAGAGAGATCACAGAAACCTGAGGGATCCCGTGGCTCTAATGCTCCCTCCTGTCTCCCATCTGCTTCCCATTCTACTAATCCAAAG ATTGGGTCTTCTTCACGGCCTTGGGATCTTTCAACTCAGTCAACGTCGTCTGAGACGCCAGTGGATCCCAGACAATTTGCCCCATCACCCTCCCTTCCAGAAGGCACAAGACAACAACCACAAG ATGATCGGAATCAGAGACTTTATTCTAGCCAGTTTCTACCAGGTATGAAAACTCTTTGTAAATAA